The following proteins come from a genomic window of Notamacropus eugenii isolate mMacEug1 chromosome X, mMacEug1.pri_v2, whole genome shotgun sequence:
- the LOC140515294 gene encoding uncharacterized protein encodes MEHEFFSVWQLEDLLTSFAGQKNELSSLLCGIQVLGFFCFCFWFFLVFFFWGLAAWKISSSSFGLEYKYIVLLHLWNTSFFWVLVLGRNRHPLFGIQNTSFPFICGIQIFFWWFGASKISSSSLVYGIQNLSFFCGIQSLSGGLFGAWKISSSSLVWNTKSIVLCGIQGIFGFLGFFCAWKPSSSSLVCGIQNLSFLICRIQGLSGGLFGAWKISSSSLVCGIQFICGIQDVWVVLAFVFGFWVLGRSHHPPWFGIQIFFFFVEYKFFDFFLFGWGFFVLGRFHHPWFGIQNVLLLVCGI; translated from the coding sequence ATGGAACACgaatttttttcagtttggcAGCTGGAAGATCTATTGACCTCCTTTGCTGGCCAGAAGAATGAACTATCCTCCTTGCTTTGTGGAATacaagttttgggttttttttgtttttgtttttggttttttttggtgtttttcttttgggggttgGCTGCCTGGAAGATCTCATCATCCTCCTTTGGTTTGGAATACAAAtatattgttcttcttcatctgtggAATACAAGTTTTTTTTGGGTTTTGGTGCTTGGAAGAAATCGTCATCCTTTGTTTGGAATACAAAATACATCGTTTCCCTTCATTTGTggaatacaaatttttttttggtggtttggTGCTTCGAAGATCTCATCATCTTCCTTGGTTTATGGAATACAAAATTTATCCTTCTTTTGTGGAATACAAAGTCTTTCGGGGGGTTTATTTGGTGCTTGGAAGATCTCATCCTCCTCCTTGGTTTGGAATACAAAATCTATTGTTCTTTGTGGAATACAAgggatttttggttttttggggtttttttgtgctTGGAAGCCCTCATCCTCCTCCTTGGTTTGTGGAATACAAAATTTAtcattcctcatttgtagaatacaAGGTCTTTCGGGGGGTTTGTTTGGTGCTTGGAAGATCTCATCATCCTCCTTGGTATGTGGAATACAATTCATTTGTGGAATACAAGATGTTTGGGTTGTTCTGgcatttgtttttggtttttgggtGCTTGGAAGATCTCATCATCCTCCTTGGTTTggaatacaaattttttttttctttgtggaatacaaattttttgactttttcttgtttGGATGGGGTTTTTTTGTGCTTGGAAGATTTCATCATCCTTGGTTTGGAATACAAAATGTATTGCTCCTCGTTTGTGGaatataa